Proteins encoded within one genomic window of Companilactobacillus sp.:
- a CDS encoding glycosyltransferase family 2 protein has translation MTDTISIVLPVFNEEEGIKTTIETLETYVSKQPEEYELVFVDDGSKDRSVEIIKSELENYDNIKLVEFSRNFGHQIAITAGLQYTSGDAVVVMDADLQDPPEVIPAMIEKWHEGYDIVYGKRKQRDGETFFKKITAAMFYRTFQKLATIDMPLDTGDFRLMNRKAVNQMQRLHEQDPFVRGQVTWIGFKQTSVEYHRHERVAGETKYPLSKMIKLALDGVTSFSMKPLQLANVFSALPLVGGLVYLIYLIATGGFTAATVGITLMLFSVGFIFLSLGIFGSYLGRVLDQVNDRPRFIVRDTVGFEKRASSIHHLDTRQRASR, from the coding sequence ATGACAGATACAATTTCAATCGTATTACCTGTCTTCAATGAAGAAGAAGGTATCAAAACAACAATTGAGACCCTTGAAACATATGTTTCAAAGCAACCAGAAGAATATGAATTAGTTTTCGTTGACGATGGTTCAAAGGATAGATCAGTTGAAATCATCAAATCCGAATTAGAAAATTATGACAACATTAAGTTAGTAGAATTTTCGAGAAACTTTGGTCATCAAATTGCCATTACTGCCGGACTTCAATATACATCTGGGGATGCAGTTGTCGTTATGGATGCCGATTTGCAAGACCCACCGGAAGTTATTCCGGCCATGATCGAAAAGTGGCATGAAGGCTACGATATCGTTTATGGAAAAAGAAAACAGCGTGATGGAGAAACATTTTTTAAAAAGATCACTGCAGCTATGTTTTACAGAACCTTCCAAAAATTAGCAACTATTGATATGCCGCTCGACACAGGTGACTTCAGATTGATGAACCGCAAGGCCGTCAATCAAATGCAACGTTTGCATGAACAAGATCCATTCGTTCGTGGACAAGTCACTTGGATTGGATTCAAACAAACCAGTGTTGAATATCATCGTCATGAAAGAGTGGCAGGCGAAACTAAGTACCCATTGTCAAAAATGATCAAATTAGCTCTTGATGGAGTTACATCATTTTCAATGAAACCACTACAATTGGCAAACGTATTTTCAGCCTTGCCATTAGTGGGTGGATTGGTCTACTTGATCTATCTAATAGCAACCGGTGGTTTCACAGCAGCAACAGTCGGTATTACATTAATGTTGTTTAGTGTTGGTTTCATCTTCTTGTCACTAGGCATATTTGGAAGTTATTTAGGAAGAGTTCTGGATCAAGTAAACGATCGTCCACGCTTTATCGTTAGAGATACCGTGGGTTTCGAAAAAAGAGCAAGTAGCATTCATCACCTTGATACCAGACAGAGAGCAAGTAGATAG
- a CDS encoding GMP reductase, producing the protein MEVFDYEDIQLVPNKCIVNSRSECDTSVKFGPMTFKIPVVPANMQTVIDESLAEYLAKNGYFYIMHRFEPDKRIDFIKTMNEKNLFTSISLGIKDEEFSFIDDVVANNLHPDYITIDVAHGHSDRVIDMIKHVKNELPDTFLIAGNVGTPEGVRELENAGADATKVGIGPGRACITKIKTGFGTGGWQLAAIRLCAKAAKKPIIADGGIRNDGDIAKSVRFGASMVMIGSLLAGHEESPGETVMKDGVKYKEYFGSASQYQKGVYKNVEGKKMLIKCRGNIADTLREMQEDLQSSISYAGGKDLDSLRHVDYVIVRNSIFNGDM; encoded by the coding sequence ATGGAAGTTTTTGATTACGAAGATATCCAGTTAGTTCCGAATAAATGTATCGTTAATAGTCGTTCTGAATGCGATACAAGTGTAAAGTTTGGCCCAATGACCTTTAAGATCCCAGTAGTCCCTGCTAATATGCAGACCGTGATCGATGAATCATTGGCTGAATACCTTGCAAAAAATGGTTATTTCTACATCATGCACCGTTTTGAACCTGATAAACGAATTGATTTCATTAAAACTATGAATGAAAAGAATCTTTTTACATCAATTAGTTTAGGTATTAAAGATGAAGAATTTTCTTTCATCGATGATGTGGTTGCCAATAATTTGCATCCTGATTATATTACGATCGATGTTGCCCATGGACACAGCGACCGCGTGATCGATATGATCAAACACGTTAAAAACGAACTCCCTGATACTTTCCTAATTGCCGGAAACGTCGGCACCCCAGAAGGTGTACGTGAACTTGAAAATGCTGGAGCTGATGCTACTAAAGTTGGTATTGGACCAGGTCGTGCATGTATCACAAAAATTAAAACTGGTTTTGGTACAGGTGGCTGGCAACTAGCTGCAATCAGATTATGTGCCAAAGCAGCTAAAAAACCGATCATCGCTGATGGCGGTATCAGAAACGATGGCGATATCGCAAAATCCGTCCGTTTTGGAGCAAGTATGGTCATGATTGGTTCATTACTAGCAGGCCACGAAGAATCTCCTGGTGAGACAGTTATGAAGGATGGCGTCAAGTATAAAGAATACTTCGGCTCAGCATCTCAATATCAAAAAGGCGTTTACAAGAACGTTGAAGGTAAAAAGATGTTGATCAAGTGTCGTGGAAACATTGCTGATACTTTGCGTGAAATGCAAGAAGATCTCCAGTCATCCATCTCATATGCAGGTGGAAAAGATTTAGACTCGCTTCGTCACGTTGATTATGTGATCGTAAGAAACTCAATTTTTAATGGCGATATGTAA
- the glnA gene encoding type I glutamate--ammonia ligase translates to MHNYNADDIRDMVSKENVEFICLMFTDINGMIKNVEVPVSQLDKVLANKITFDGSSIDGFTRIEESDMLLHPDLSTWMIFPWGSEHGKVARLICDIYGTDGKPFTGDPRYNLSRIITKMRDKGFSNFNIGPEPEFFLFNTDEKGRPTLQLNDDGSYFDFSPVDLGENCRRDIVMILEKMGFEIEASHHEVAPGQQEIDFKYEDALSAADSIQTFKLVVKTVAKRHGLYATFMPKPLQGINGSGMHINMSLFKGDDNVFDDENDMLSDTAKKFLSGLLTHARALTAINNPTINSYKRLVPGFEAPTYIAWSSKNRSPLVRVPAAKGKSKRLEMRSVDPTTNPYLAIAAILDAGLDGLDNEYKLMPEVQENIYAMTDERREELGIDELPSTLHNSLKALRKDKFVQSSLGTSLTNSLFAAKNAEWDQYCQTVSQWERDTYMPLY, encoded by the coding sequence ATGCACAATTATAATGCAGACGATATTAGAGACATGGTCAGCAAAGAAAATGTAGAATTCATTTGCTTGATGTTTACTGATATCAACGGAATGATTAAAAATGTTGAGGTGCCTGTATCTCAACTAGATAAGGTTTTAGCTAATAAGATTACTTTTGATGGTTCTTCAATCGATGGTTTCACACGTATTGAAGAAAGTGATATGTTACTTCATCCTGATCTAAGTACATGGATGATCTTCCCATGGGGTTCTGAACATGGAAAAGTTGCACGTTTGATTTGTGATATTTATGGAACTGATGGCAAGCCATTTACTGGTGACCCAAGATATAACTTAAGTAGAATCATTACTAAGATGCGCGACAAAGGCTTTTCAAACTTTAACATCGGACCAGAACCTGAATTCTTCTTATTCAATACTGATGAAAAAGGTCGTCCAACATTACAACTTAATGATGATGGTAGCTACTTCGACTTCTCACCAGTTGATTTAGGTGAAAACTGCCGTCGTGATATCGTAATGATCCTTGAAAAAATGGGATTTGAAATTGAAGCTAGTCACCACGAAGTTGCTCCTGGACAACAAGAAATCGACTTCAAGTACGAAGATGCCTTATCAGCAGCTGATAGTATCCAAACTTTCAAATTAGTTGTTAAAACAGTTGCTAAGCGTCACGGTCTATATGCAACATTTATGCCAAAACCACTACAAGGTATCAATGGTTCAGGTATGCATATTAATATGTCACTATTCAAAGGAGACGATAATGTCTTTGATGATGAAAATGACATGCTTTCAGATACAGCCAAGAAATTCTTGAGTGGATTATTAACACATGCACGTGCATTGACTGCCATTAATAACCCAACAATCAATTCTTACAAACGTTTAGTACCAGGATTTGAAGCTCCAACTTACATTGCTTGGTCAAGTAAGAATAGATCTCCATTAGTTCGTGTACCAGCTGCCAAAGGTAAATCAAAACGTCTTGAAATGAGAAGTGTTGATCCAACAACAAACCCATATCTTGCAATTGCTGCTATTCTTGATGCCGGACTTGATGGTCTCGATAATGAATACAAGCTAATGCCAGAAGTTCAAGAAAATATTTATGCAATGACAGACGAACGCCGTGAAGAATTAGGTATCGATGAGCTTCCATCAACATTGCACAACTCACTAAAAGCTTTGAGAAAAGATAAATTCGTTCAAAGCTCACTAGGTACTTCATTAACAAATAGTCTATTCGCTGCTAAAAATGCCGAATGGGACCAATATTGTCAAACTGTTTCCCAATGGGAAAGAGACACATATATGCCTTTATACTAA
- a CDS encoding glycosyltransferase family 39 protein translates to MESKEPRNTKRQDGFLAKLKNVKWDYWLIAILILAAFLYAWNIWEAGEANNFYTAAITSMTQNFKNFWYASFDPAGYITVDKPPVALWFMAISAKIFGVHGWSVVLPSILFGIGSVYLIYNLIHKRFGRVPARISALIMTLTPIVVADSRTNNMDATLVFFLLLSIWFVQKAALKNQQRYLWIGFALMGVSFNIKMLQAFMILPALYFYYWIATKISWKKKIGHLAIATIFLAIFTLIWPLSVDMTNSNNRPYEGGSEHNSALELAFGYNGTERLLGQTTGTGGAFPGMGNNKKGSSEGMPTPPGGSSKKGSTQGNPPGMPGSNSKKGSQGGPGGPGGNSKGNKQMAGGGGGAFNIGTAGPLRLFQQELGPQISWLLIVAILGFFSSFFYYRGSKMKHWWSLTPQRKELWLWAAWMVPVFGFFSVASFFHPYYTIMLAPAIATLGGVGLYTMIKQWMHKSGWSLMLPTAILGTSLLQAWYLYETYPVWTWILVGLGTLVSIILYAMPWISKKAAKAYTWPVIGSILIMIAPAWWSLTPTLAGSSDGIPSAGPSLLQSSGMGGGGGMGNSQTNSELLKYVEKHQGNAKYLFATDDSSTAAPYIIKTGKAVMAMGGFNGTDPAITLAQFKKLVKSGQLKYYYSGGKSGSGNSEIVSWIKKHAKKVTLKSTSSTTSTMGGATTSSSTKKPSAAPGGQPGGQGGPGGPGGQAPSGTKAPSGTKPGTKPSGTKAPSSSSSESSQGGMPDGGMGGSGQSGTLYDLTSIYK, encoded by the coding sequence ATGGAATCAAAGGAACCGCGTAACACAAAACGGCAAGATGGGTTTCTTGCTAAATTGAAAAACGTTAAGTGGGATTACTGGTTAATTGCAATATTAATTTTAGCCGCATTCCTATACGCATGGAATATTTGGGAAGCTGGGGAAGCTAATAACTTCTATACTGCAGCTATCACAAGTATGACTCAGAACTTTAAGAACTTCTGGTACGCCAGTTTTGACCCAGCTGGATATATCACGGTCGATAAACCACCCGTAGCTTTATGGTTTATGGCAATTTCAGCTAAGATCTTCGGTGTACATGGATGGAGCGTTGTGCTTCCATCAATCCTCTTCGGGATTGGATCAGTTTATCTGATCTACAACTTGATCCATAAGAGATTTGGTCGAGTTCCCGCAAGAATTTCAGCCTTGATCATGACATTAACACCTATCGTGGTCGCTGACTCAAGAACTAACAATATGGATGCGACATTAGTATTTTTCTTACTACTGTCAATCTGGTTCGTTCAAAAAGCTGCTTTAAAGAATCAACAACGTTATCTTTGGATCGGCTTTGCATTAATGGGTGTTTCATTTAATATCAAGATGCTTCAAGCATTTATGATTTTACCAGCACTATATTTCTACTATTGGATCGCTACCAAGATCAGTTGGAAGAAAAAGATTGGTCATTTAGCGATTGCAACTATCTTTTTAGCAATATTTACTTTGATTTGGCCATTATCCGTAGATATGACTAACTCAAATAATCGTCCTTATGAAGGTGGTTCAGAACACAATTCAGCTCTTGAACTAGCTTTTGGATATAACGGTACTGAACGTTTGCTTGGTCAAACAACCGGTACTGGTGGAGCATTCCCAGGTATGGGTAACAATAAGAAAGGCTCTTCAGAAGGAATGCCAACACCTCCAGGTGGAAGTTCTAAGAAGGGTTCTACACAAGGTAATCCTCCAGGGATGCCTGGAAGCAACAGTAAAAAGGGTTCTCAAGGTGGACCTGGTGGTCCCGGTGGAAACTCTAAAGGTAATAAACAAATGGCCGGAGGTGGCGGTGGTGCATTTAACATCGGTACAGCTGGACCGTTAAGACTTTTCCAACAAGAATTAGGACCTCAAATCAGTTGGTTATTAATTGTAGCAATTTTAGGATTCTTCTCAAGTTTCTTCTATTATAGAGGCTCAAAGATGAAACACTGGTGGTCATTAACGCCACAAAGAAAAGAACTTTGGCTATGGGCAGCATGGATGGTTCCAGTCTTTGGATTCTTCTCAGTTGCTAGTTTCTTCCATCCTTACTACACGATCATGTTGGCACCAGCAATTGCTACTTTAGGTGGTGTTGGATTATACACAATGATCAAACAATGGATGCATAAGTCCGGCTGGTCATTAATGCTTCCAACTGCAATTCTTGGAACAAGTTTATTGCAAGCTTGGTATCTATACGAAACTTACCCAGTTTGGACTTGGATTTTAGTAGGATTAGGAACATTAGTTTCAATTATTTTATATGCAATGCCATGGATCTCTAAAAAAGCTGCCAAAGCTTATACTTGGCCAGTTATTGGTTCGATTTTAATCATGATCGCACCAGCTTGGTGGTCATTAACACCAACCTTAGCTGGGTCAAGTGATGGTATTCCTTCCGCAGGACCATCATTACTTCAATCATCCGGAATGGGTGGCGGAGGAGGAATGGGTAATTCCCAAACTAACTCTGAACTATTGAAATACGTTGAAAAACATCAAGGCAATGCCAAATATCTTTTTGCAACAGATGATTCAAGTACTGCAGCACCATACATTATCAAGACTGGTAAAGCAGTTATGGCAATGGGTGGATTCAATGGTACTGATCCAGCCATCACGTTGGCTCAATTTAAGAAATTAGTTAAGTCAGGACAACTCAAGTATTACTATTCAGGTGGAAAATCCGGTAGTGGTAACTCTGAAATTGTTAGTTGGATCAAGAAACATGCTAAGAAGGTAACTTTGAAGAGTACATCTTCAACTACTTCAACAATGGGCGGCGCAACAACTAGCTCATCAACGAAGAAACCATCTGCTGCACCAGGTGGACAACCTGGTGGTCAAGGTGGCCCAGGTGGACCAGGTGGACAAGCTCCAAGTGGTACCAAAGCACCATCTGGAACTAAACCAGGAACTAAACCATCAGGCACCAAAGCACCAAGTTCATCAAGTTCAGAATCGTCACAGGGTGGAATGCCAGACGGTGGAATGGGTGGATCAGGTCAATCAGGTACACTTTATGATTTAACAAGCATTTATAAATAA
- a CDS encoding DUF2628 domain-containing protein, which translates to MIIRMRNEQTGQVRETKVGYSWTTLLFGFFSALFRSDWKYAIIQFLTALAVGTVTMGFGTPLVPVVFSFIYNKLYINELIANGFTPADQYSNDTLRNEGFAVETSSSVDVEAD; encoded by the coding sequence ATGATTATTAGAATGAGAAACGAACAGACTGGACAAGTTCGAGAAACTAAGGTGGGGTATTCTTGGACGACATTGTTGTTTGGCTTTTTTTCAGCATTGTTTAGGTCTGATTGGAAGTACGCAATTATCCAATTCTTGACTGCACTGGCAGTGGGGACTGTCACAATGGGATTTGGAACTCCATTAGTTCCGGTAGTATTTTCATTTATTTACAACAAATTGTATATCAATGAATTGATTGCAAATGGATTTACGCCAGCTGATCAATATTCAAATGACACACTTCGTAATGAGGGCTTTGCGGTGGAAACATCTAGTTCTGTTGATGTCGAAGCAGATTAA
- the argF gene encoding ornithine carbamoyltransferase — translation MAYQGKENSVFQGRSFLKEKDFTPAEFEYLIDFGLHLKALKKQNIPHHYLEGKNIALLFEKTSTRTRSAFTTAAIDLGAHPEFLGSNDIQLNKKESVEDTAKVLGSMFDGIEFRGFKQQTVEDLAKYSGVPVWNGLTDEWHPTQMIADFMTVKETFGKLKGITLTFVGDGRNNMANSFLVAGAMLGVNIHIVAPKQLHPAQDIVDLAQSYADKSGSQLLITDDIDKGVKGSNVVYTDVWVSMGEEDQWDERIKLLKPYQVNMELLKKAQMPDDELIFMHCLPAFHDVTTEYAENIQEKYGLTEMEVTDEVFRSKYARQFEEAENRQHSIKAIMAATLGNLFIPKA, via the coding sequence TTGGCTTATCAAGGGAAAGAAAATTCGGTGTTTCAAGGACGTAGCTTTTTAAAGGAAAAAGATTTTACTCCTGCAGAATTTGAATATTTGATCGACTTTGGTCTACATCTGAAGGCATTAAAGAAGCAAAACATTCCACATCACTATTTAGAGGGCAAGAACATTGCTTTGCTTTTTGAAAAAACTTCTACTAGAACTCGTTCAGCATTTACCACTGCTGCAATTGATTTAGGGGCACACCCAGAATTTTTAGGATCAAACGATATTCAATTGAATAAGAAGGAAAGTGTTGAAGATACCGCCAAAGTTTTAGGTAGTATGTTTGACGGCATCGAGTTCCGTGGATTCAAACAACAAACAGTTGAGGATCTTGCAAAATATTCTGGAGTTCCCGTTTGGAACGGTTTGACTGATGAATGGCATCCAACTCAAATGATTGCTGATTTTATGACAGTTAAAGAAACATTTGGAAAATTGAAGGGAATCACTTTGACGTTCGTTGGTGATGGCCGTAACAATATGGCTAACAGTTTCTTAGTTGCTGGTGCAATGCTGGGCGTAAATATTCATATCGTTGCTCCAAAACAATTACATCCTGCACAAGATATTGTTGATCTTGCCCAAAGTTACGCCGATAAGTCAGGTAGTCAACTTTTGATCACAGATGATATTGATAAGGGCGTCAAAGGTTCTAACGTAGTTTACACAGACGTTTGGGTCTCAATGGGTGAAGAAGACCAATGGGACGAACGTATTAAGCTGTTGAAACCTTATCAAGTCAACATGGAATTACTCAAAAAAGCCCAAATGCCTGATGATGAACTGATCTTCATGCATTGTTTACCTGCATTCCATGACGTAACTACTGAATATGCTGAAAATATTCAAGAAAAATATGGTTTGACTGAAATGGAAGTTACTGACGAAGTATTTAGAAGTAAATATGCTCGTCAATTTGAAGAAGCAGAAAATAGACAACATTCAATCAAAGCAATCATGGCAGCAACACTCGGAAATCTATTTATTCCAAAAGCATAA
- a CDS encoding response regulator transcription factor, which translates to MDNNIKILVVEDDVDLANNVESFLSDFAQVDIENDGLSGKFDAVEGVYDLIILDLMLPGMNGYDILKDIRKEKITTPVLILTAKAELDDKLRGFDLGADDYLTKPFHREELQVRVRALLKRSGALADDSILKINDIEINLNNHEVMIENQPISLNGKEYDLLVYLVQNKNTILTKDQIFERIWGFDSDTSITVVEVYMSNLRKKLRASNNDYLIKTIRNVGYIFQNEEKAKN; encoded by the coding sequence ATGGATAATAATATTAAAATCTTAGTCGTTGAAGACGACGTAGATCTCGCTAACAATGTGGAATCATTCCTTTCCGACTTTGCACAAGTCGATATTGAAAACGATGGATTATCAGGTAAATTCGATGCTGTTGAGGGCGTCTATGACTTGATAATTTTGGATCTAATGCTTCCAGGAATGAATGGATACGACATTTTAAAAGACATTCGAAAAGAAAAAATCACCACGCCAGTTCTCATCTTGACCGCAAAAGCTGAATTAGATGACAAATTGCGTGGATTCGACTTAGGCGCTGATGATTACTTAACTAAGCCATTCCATCGTGAGGAGCTACAAGTTAGAGTTCGCGCCTTACTCAAAAGAAGCGGCGCCTTGGCTGATGATTCAATTTTGAAGATCAATGATATTGAGATCAATTTGAACAATCACGAAGTAATGATTGAAAACCAACCTATTTCCTTAAATGGTAAAGAATATGATTTGCTAGTTTATTTAGTTCAAAACAAAAATACTATCTTAACAAAAGACCAAATTTTTGAAAGAATCTGGGGCTTTGACTCTGACACTTCAATCACTGTCGTAGAAGTTTACATGAGCAACCTTCGTAAAAAATTACGTGCATCAAATAATGATTATCTAATTAAGACAATCAGAAATGTTGGGTATATTTTCCAAAATGAAGAAAAAGCGAAAAACTAG
- a CDS encoding sensor histidine kinase, whose amino-acid sequence MKKKRKTRLSRIIRKQQRQQFLLVMATFAILFITLGMIVYNSFENDTYEGIDHGINNQVKLIQGDNKKLTKPQDNIRAPGQDGPSPDPADQHKEPSPHSPFQTSLLVYNSKGKLLNKSSLGNRYTLLKHLPLRKSQLNKKQTIVISGMNFRTKLIKVSKDNNNQFYAGNYVMVVQNIDNQITSLENFERILIISFGAFWLISLILSYFLTHITMRPIIRSWKQQSEFVNDAAHELRTPLAIIQGKMEYLLTKPNDTILDEAESISVSLDEVSRLNSLTNSLLELARADAASSKFEFKITQPDFFLPDPIKPFTDIVESQSKHFEIDISQKVNLNVDRDKIKQLIIILLDNATKYTPKDGTIRISDRVDNGKYYLTVSDTGVGISDEDKTKIFDRFYRVDKSRTKATGGHGLGLSIAQQIVHTHHGKIYIEDNKPTGSKFIVELPIKHKI is encoded by the coding sequence ATGAAGAAAAAGCGAAAAACTAGATTAAGTCGGATTATCCGCAAACAACAGCGTCAACAATTTTTACTCGTAATGGCGACCTTTGCGATTTTGTTCATTACCTTGGGAATGATCGTCTACAATTCATTTGAAAACGATACATATGAAGGAATTGACCACGGCATTAATAATCAAGTCAAATTGATCCAAGGAGACAACAAAAAACTCACCAAGCCTCAAGATAATATTCGTGCCCCTGGTCAAGATGGTCCCTCGCCAGATCCAGCGGATCAACACAAAGAACCCTCACCACATTCTCCCTTTCAAACTTCACTTTTGGTATATAATTCCAAGGGGAAATTACTGAATAAGAGTAGCTTGGGTAATCGATACACACTTTTAAAACACTTACCATTGCGAAAATCGCAGTTAAATAAAAAACAGACTATCGTGATTAGCGGAATGAATTTTAGAACTAAGTTGATCAAGGTTTCAAAAGATAACAACAACCAATTTTATGCCGGCAATTACGTTATGGTCGTCCAAAATATTGATAATCAAATAACTTCTTTAGAAAACTTTGAAAGAATTTTGATCATCTCATTTGGAGCATTTTGGTTGATATCATTGATTCTTTCATACTTCTTGACCCATATCACCATGCGTCCAATTATTCGTTCTTGGAAACAGCAAAGCGAATTCGTCAACGATGCGGCCCACGAATTGAGAACGCCATTAGCAATCATTCAAGGAAAAATGGAATATTTGTTAACTAAACCAAATGACACCATTTTGGACGAAGCCGAATCGATTTCAGTTTCGCTGGATGAAGTCAGTCGACTAAATTCGTTGACCAACAGTCTGTTGGAATTGGCCAGAGCCGATGCAGCGTCATCTAAATTTGAATTTAAGATTACGCAGCCAGACTTCTTCTTGCCAGATCCAATCAAGCCTTTCACAGACATTGTTGAATCTCAATCCAAACACTTTGAAATCGATATTAGTCAAAAAGTTAACTTGAATGTCGATCGAGATAAAATTAAGCAACTAATTATCATCCTGTTGGATAATGCCACAAAGTACACGCCAAAAGACGGGACTATCAGGATATCCGACCGAGTCGATAATGGAAAATATTATTTAACGGTCAGCGATACCGGCGTTGGTATTTCTGACGAAGATAAAACTAAGATTTTTGACCGCTTCTATCGAGTCGATAAATCACGTACCAAAGCTACCGGCGGACATGGACTAGGGTTATCGATTGCTCAACAAATCGTTCACACTCACCATGGAAAAATCTATATCGAAGATAACAAACCAACCGGAAGCAAATTCATTGTTGAACTACCTATCAAGCACAAAATATAA
- the proC gene encoding pyrroline-5-carboxylate reductase: MKLGFIGAGKMATAIVTGVINSGAMDNADVAMYDPNPDKLEKLEEDLGINVANSNDELVKSSDIILVAVGPKVALNILAEQKGNIDASKTVVSIAAGLELHSIAEQLNAGIPIIRLMPNINVVVNEAGIALTSNEYVDEKTVAEVKKLFSSVGTVYELPESQFDVFTAISGSSPAYAYLFIDSIARAAVENGMAKDIATDIASQAVLGSAKMIRDTKEEPWTLINNVSSPGGTTVAGLVNLEDNKFISTVIKGIDATIQKSNELK, encoded by the coding sequence ATGAAATTAGGTTTTATTGGTGCAGGTAAAATGGCGACCGCAATTGTTACCGGCGTGATCAATAGTGGTGCAATGGATAATGCAGACGTAGCGATGTATGATCCAAACCCAGATAAACTTGAGAAGTTAGAAGAAGATCTTGGTATTAACGTTGCTAATTCAAACGATGAACTAGTTAAATCCAGCGACATCATTTTAGTGGCTGTTGGTCCAAAAGTTGCATTAAATATTTTAGCAGAACAGAAGGGTAATATTGATGCAAGTAAGACGGTGGTCTCGATTGCTGCAGGATTAGAATTGCATTCGATTGCTGAACAATTAAACGCTGGTATTCCGATTATCAGACTAATGCCAAATATCAACGTTGTCGTTAATGAAGCAGGGATTGCTTTGACTTCAAATGAATACGTTGATGAAAAAACTGTTGCTGAGGTCAAAAAACTGTTTAGTAGCGTGGGAACAGTCTATGAACTTCCTGAATCACAATTTGATGTCTTTACAGCAATCTCCGGCAGTTCACCAGCTTATGCATATTTGTTTATCGATAGCATCGCACGAGCTGCCGTTGAAAACGGAATGGCTAAGGACATCGCCACTGATATTGCGAGTCAAGCAGTGCTCGGCAGTGCCAAAATGATCCGAGATACTAAGGAAGAACCATGGACATTGATCAACAACGTTAGTTCACCAGGTGGGACAACTGTTGCAGGATTGGTCAACTTGGAAGATAACAAATTTATTTCGACCGTCATCAAAGGTATTGATGCAACTATTCAGAAATCAAATGAACTAAAATAA